TGGATGGCGCCTGAAATTCCAAGAGCAATGTACAGCTTGGGACTCACAGCGGTTCCCGTCTGCCCGACTTGATGGATACGGTCAATAAAGCCATGCTCCACGGCTGCCCTGGATGCCCCGCGCTCAACCTGGCAATTCAGTTTTTCCTGCAACGCAAGAGACAAATCGCTCACAAGCTTATTATAAGTATCTCTATTCCTCAGACCCTTGCCGCCTGATACAACCACATCAGCAGTAGCAAGTTTTGAAATCCCACCGCTCAATTCTGTACTGATAATGTCAAAATCAATATCCGCTTCTGAAAGGGCAACCCTGTGCTCTATAATATTCCCCTTTCTCGAAGGATCGGGTTTCAGTTTTTTCATGACTCCCGGTCTGGCAGTTGCCATTTGTATTCTTGAATTTATGGTGCATATAGTGGCCATTACGTTACCACCCAATGCCGGACGGGTCTGCATCAATATTGCGATAGCGCCCCGCCTTGTATTATCCCTGATATCCAATCCGGTACAATCGGCTGTCAGCCCGCAACCAAGACGATAAGCAACCATGGGAGCCAGGGTTCTCCCCAGAGGGGTAGCGCCAAATAGAACAATTTGTGGACCGTGTCTTTCTATCACCCCAGCAATCACTTTTTTATATGGCCCGGGCCTGAACTCCTTTAAGAGTTCATCTTCTATTATATGAACATCATCGGCACCGGCGGCAACGAGTCCATCCGACATATGCTTGCATCTATGACCCGCAATCACAGCGCCAACCTTCACCTGTAACGAATTTGCCAGGCTATTGGCTTTTCCAAGGAGTTCTGATGTAACATCAATCATCTTTTCACCATCATGTTCAGCAATTACCCAAACATCGCCCGTATAACTCGGTTGGGTGATCTTATATCCTTCAAACATTTCCAGGATCATCCGTTTGGTTGGTTTCTCTTCAATAATCTCCAGAACCCTATCAACGAGTGTTTCGTTAAGCTGATGTATATCGGTTACTCCCATCCTGGAAAGTGCCTGTGCGACCTTTTTGAATAATTTAACTTCCTTATCAGTAAATTCATAATCGCGGTTAAATGGATCACCAGTTCTTTTTGACGGGAGTACATAATCTGTTCCTTCCTTTTCAAAAGCACTATGGAATCCGCCTTTTTTATAGTCCTCAACCAACTCGGTAACAAACTCAGCAATATTATTAACATGCTTATTTTTCCTGGAGCTCTTTGGTGGCGGGAAGACCCTTATCACACGTGTCTTTGAGCCATTGGTACCGAATAAAGTGGGTTTTATATCTTCTGCGGTCCAGGTAATAACGGTAAATTTGTTGGCCCATCGTGACCTCTGAAAAGATGCAAACAACGGATACTCATAGTTGGCAACCGTTATCACGCATGGGAGTGTTTTCGGAATTACCCACTGATTCCCACCCGCAACGATTTTCTTAATTCTAAACTTCTCATCAATACATTCGACATCCGTGGCATATGCGATACAGGGTATCTGCAATTCCTCAGCTACCTGTGGTGGAACCTGAGCGGTATCACCGTCAACCGATTGCATACCTGCTATCACCACATAATCATTATCGCCGTTAAACATATCCTTAACTATCCGCCTTATTGCATGTGCCAGTGGATTAGCAGTCGCAGGGGTATCCGCCCCTCCTAGCGCCCTATCGGTAAGAAGCACCGCAGAGTCTGCACACCTGGTCAATGAATATATCAAGATATCTTTTGCCATGGGAGGACCCAT
The Candidatus Brocadia sp. genome window above contains:
- a CDS encoding electron transfer flavoprotein subunit beta; the protein is MSNYIVLVKQVPDVTQITGNAFDPETGTLKRGALPSVINKLDTDALAFASKMRQASPGKIVCLTMGPPMAKDILIYSLTRCADSAVLLTDRALGGADTPATANPLAHAIRRIVKDMFNGDNDYVVIAGMQSVDGDTAQVPPQVAEELQIPCIAYATDVECIDEKFRIKKIVAGGNQWVIPKTLPCVITVANYEYPLFASFQRSRWANKFTVITWTAEDIKPTLFGTNGSKTRVIRVFPPPKSSRKNKHVNNIAEFVTELVEDYKKGGFHSAFEKEGTDYVLPSKRTGDPFNRDYEFTDKEVKLFKKVAQALSRMGVTDIHQLNETLVDRVLEIIEEKPTKRMILEMFEGYKITQPSYTGDVWVIAEHDGEKMIDVTSELLGKANSLANSLQVKVGAVIAGHRCKHMSDGLVAAGADDVHIIEDELLKEFRPGPYKKVIAGVIERHGPQIVLFGATPLGRTLAPMVAYRLGCGLTADCTGLDIRDNTRRGAIAILMQTRPALGGNVMATICTINSRIQMATARPGVMKKLKPDPSRKGNIIEHRVALSEADIDFDIISTELSGGISKLATADVVVSGGKGLRNRDTYNKLVSDLSLALQEKLNCQVERGASRAAVEHGFIDRIHQVGQTGTAVSPKLYIALGISGAIQHLIGIENAGIIVAVNSDPQAPIFKHSDYYIIGNAEEIVPKIIEALRH